The following is a genomic window from Mauremys mutica isolate MM-2020 ecotype Southern chromosome 4, ASM2049712v1, whole genome shotgun sequence.
TAGCCGCTCAATGGAGATGGCTCTATGGTTCTCCATTACACGCTGCATAGTAATGCCTCTCTAGCCGCTCAATGGAGATGGCTCTATGGTCCCACAGCCTTAGGTTCTCCGCTTGCCTATCCCCTCATGGCGACGTCTCCTCTCTTTGCAGGTACGAGGTGGATGATATCGATGAAGAAGGCAAAGAGTAAGTGAAAGGAGAGGAGCGGAACGGAGAGGGgaaggtggtggtgatggggaggcTTTCTCCTCCAGAGAGGGGGGTCCCTGTCTcaccctgtctctccccccaccccaggcgtCACACCCTGAGCCGCCGCCGCATCATCCCGTTGCCCCAGTGGAAGGCGAACCCTGAGACAGACCCCGAGGCGCTGTTCCAGAAGGACCAGCTGGTGCTGGCGCTGTATCCCCAGACCACCTGCTTCTACCGGGCCCTGATCCACGCCCCACCCCAGCGGGTAAGGGGCCCTTCCCCTCTCGGGGCACTGATCCGAGACTGGCTGGGGGCATGGGGCGGGGGCCTGGCCcctgtgtgggggggtgctggctctgatccagccccagggcagggactggctggctcaggggggcagggaatgggacagggGCCTGGCCCCCGTGTGGAGCGCCGGTGGGgaccggctggctcaggggggccgGGAATGGAGCAGAGCCTGTCCTGTGGGAGGTGGCGGCTCCGATctggccccggggcagggcctggctggctcatgggggcagggaatggggctccCAAGCgccccggggcgaggggccaggatggctcagggaatggggcagggaatggggcggggcctggcccctggtggggcgctggctcccatgcGCCCAGGGGCGGGGGGCCCGGCGGCTCACGCTCACTCTCTCCAGCCCCAGGACGACTACTCGGTGCTCTTCGAGGACACGTCCTACGCGGACGGCTACTCCCCGCCCCTCAACGTGGCCCAGAGATACGTGGTGGCCTGTAAGGAGACCAAGAAgaagtgagggggtggggagctcgGGGGCGCCCGTGAGTATAATAAAGGCTTCTCCACCCCCCCATTGCGCTCTGCTGTGCTTCCTGCCGGTGCCGAGGTCACCCCTGGCATGGGGGCGGGGGAACCATGCCCCACGGAGCCAGGCAGCTCAGCATGTTCCAGCAGAGCCTCCGGGCCCGGcgggtcagagccccggcacccccgggcccggtgggtcagagcccagcacccccgggcccggcgggtcAGAGCCCTGACGGTTCGTAGCCCCAGTACCCCCGGGCCTGGCGGGTCAGAGCCCAGCACCCCTGGGCCTGGCGGGTCAGAGCCCAGCACCCCCGGGCCTGGCGGGTCAGAGCCCTGGcgggtcagagccccggcacccccgggcCTGGCGGGTCAGAGCCCAGCACCCCCGGGCCTGGCGGGTCAGAGCCCTGGCGGGTCAGAGCCCGGCAGCCCCGGGCCTGGCAGGTCAGAGCCCTGACGGTTCGTAGCCCCAGCAcccccgggcccggcgggtcAGAGCCCCGGCGGGTCGTAGCCCCAGCAcccccgggcccggcgggtcagagccccagcggTTCGTAgccccgggcccggcgggtcAGAGCCCGGCACCCCGGGCTTCCTGCATGAGTAAAAACCTTCCTTGAGCCCCAGGCCTCTGGGTTAACgccaggtgccccccccccgcccccgtggccTCTATCAGGGTCCTggccccctggggccagccccagcccatggtGTGTGGCCCGTGGGCGCCGGGCAGTGCCAGGTCCGTGGAGACAGGGCTCTCCCAGTCCCGCCCTGCAGCCGCCCCACGGGCCCCAGGCTGCTGACGGGCACCGTGCCCGGGGGGCAGCGCGAGGCAAGGGGCAGGCGTGTCCCTCCCGGGGGGGATGTCAGCAGCAGGTCAGGCCTGCggctcgggcggggggggagctgctgggagtctCAGATGCCTCTGGCTTTAGCTGGGGGGATCCCCCAGATCTAATGGGGGCTGCGCTGTTACCCCCCAGGGGTGAGTGAAACAGCCGATTGCCCCAAACACCCCGGCTGTGTGactccccctcccacagctcctgggcactgcccagagccctgccccccccggcctgccTTACTGACCCCTTCTCGGGTTTGTTCATTAACTACCCCCgctgcccggacgcctgggttctggcTCCCCGCCCGGCTGCCTGGGCACCATTCCCAGTGTCGGGGGCTCGAGGGTTAGTTATCCTTctggacccaggcgtccgggctcccctccccccagcccgctCTGGCCActgggccccactcccctccgggagccgggagagaaccccggcgtccgggctcccctccccccagcccgctGTCACTGGAGATGTGGGGGCGGGTTATGCAagaggctctggcagggaggcaagtggaactggagtcagatccctacagcagagcagggtgggggggggtgagaagtGGAGAAAcgtcccccccagctccctccccccgacagacagtgcccctccccctccccgcggcGCTCCCTGCTGGTGGAGGCCAGGGCTGCAGTGACCCACacgcagagcagagcagagcaggggactgagctttataggggggcgggggtggggggcggggggggctcagatCTCCATCCGGAAGCTCAGGTCGGTTCCCTCCATTTGCCTCTCGTAGTCGGCGTCGAATCGCTCGTTCTGCGCCACCGTGAACTGGTTCTTCCAGTCGCCCGTCAcacctggggggcaggagagtgggGTCACTGcgccccccgagccccccccagcgctgagccccccacagcgctgagccccccacagcactgacctcccagccctgagccccccccagtgctgagccccccacagcactgaccccccagccctgagcccccccagcgctgaccccctccatgcccccccccgagccccctggcacccgctgagccccccccagtgctgaacccccccgcagccctgagcccccagctgagcccccctgctgaaccccccacagagcccccccacagcactgaccccccagccctgagcccccccagcgctgaccccctccatgcccccccccgagccccctggcacccgctgagccccccccagtgctgaacccccccccagccctgagcccccagctgagcccccctgctgaaccccccacagagcccccccacagcactgaccccccagcgctgagcccccccagcgctgagcccctctgtgcccccccgagccccctggcacccgctgagccccccacacagccccccacacagcgctgaccccccccagcactgacacccccccacagtgctgagccccccccagcgctgagcccccccccgcgctgagccccccccagcgctgatcccccccagcactgacacccccccccagcactgagctccccgctgacccccccagccctgagccccccccagccctgagcccccccagcacagagccccccccagcgctgagccccccccagtgctgacccccccccacgctgagccccccccagcgctgagccccCCGTACCCTTGCGCATGAAGGGCGAGACGCTGTGGTCCATGACGCTGCGGGGCAGGGTGCTGTAGTTGGCCATGCGGTTCTGCTCCATGGCGGCGAAGGCCGTGTGCCGGGCCACCGCCTCCACCAGCCCCTCGGCCGGGGGGCGCCCCAGGAACGCCAGCACCTTGCGGATCTCGCGCCGGGGGTCCTGGGGGCACGGCACGGGCCGGGGGTCAGAGCCGGCGGGGGGAGGcgggccgggggcagcgggggggcgggagacagggagggggcagtggggggtggcgacagggggggcaggggccaggaggggggcggggggggctcaccTCCTTCATGTCCTCGTAGAACAGGTAGAGCAGTCGCTGCTCCCGTCTCTTCTCCCACCAGCCCCGGACGTGCTGGTACCACGACCCGAACGACACTGCGGGGGGCAGACGGTTCAGAGACCCCCCCGTCCCCTCGCACggccccccgcgccccccgcgCCAGGTAATCCCCCCACGACCCCCCCTGCGCCTCCCCAAGCCAGgtaatccccccacccccctgcgcccccccgagccaggtaatccccccccgcgccccccccgagccaggcaatcccccctgcgcccccccgagCCAGGTAATCCCCCCACGACCCCCCCTGCGCCTCCCCAAGCCAGgtaatccccccaccccctctgcaccccccccgTCCCCTCGCACGCCCCCCGCGCCAGGTAATCCCCCCacgaccccccctgcccccccccctgccagctaatccccccaccccccctgggcCCCCCCCGAGCCAGGTAATCCCCCCAcgacccccctgcgcccccccgagccaggcaatccccccaccccctctgcgcCCCCCCCGAGCCAGGTAATCCCCCCAcgacccccctgcgcccccccgagCCAGGCAATCCCCCCCGCGCCAGGTAATCCCCCCCGCGCCTCCCGAGCCAGGCAATCCCCCCAcgacccccctgcgcccccccgagCCAGGCAATCCCCGCGCCCCCACGGAGCCGCCACGATCCTgggaatccccccaccccccggcgcCCCCCCGAGCCAGGCAATCCCCCCAcgacccccctgcgcccccccgagccaggtaatccccccaccccctctgcgccccccccgagccaggcaatccccccaccccctctgagccccccccccgtgccaggcattcccccccgtgcccccccgaGCCAGGCAATCCCCCCAcgacccccctgcgccccccccgagcCAGGCAATCCCCCCAcgacccccctgcgccccccccgagccaggtaatcccccccccgcggcccccccGAGCCAGGCAATCCCCCCAcgacccccctgcgccccccccgagccaggcaatccccccatgccccccccgcgccccccgagCCAGGTaatccccccccgcgccccccccgaaccagccactccccccccccccccgcgccccccccccgagccaggcaatccccccaccccctctgagcccccccgagccaggcaatccccccaccccctctgagcccccctgagccaggcaatccccccccgcgccccccccccgagccatccAGTCGGTGCCCCCGGCAGGCCTGCCCGGTGCCCCCAGCTCGCGCCCACCTGCGCCAGCCATGAAGTCAGCCAGGAAGTGCTGCCAGGGGCCGGGCTCCGGATGCACCTTCGCCATCTGGTAGAAGTAATAGTAGGAGACGGCCACGTCCTTGGGGTTCCTGGCCACGTAGATCATCTGGGGGGGACACGGGGGTcaggctctgccccccagctgagaccccggcccccgccccccccggggagccTCACCTGACAGTCCTGCTCCCAGAACGACTCCGGCAGCAGCTGCACCGGGAGATGGGTCTTCACCAGGCGCCGCTGGGCATGGCCCCTCCGGAGCAGCTCCACCcctggggggcacgggggggtgaGCGGGCCCCCGgcgcctcctgccccctgccccctccccgcggcgcccccctgcccccggcgccccctcctgccccctgccccctccccgtggcgccgccctgccccctcctcacaTCACCCCCTCCCCGCGGCGGCCCCCTGCGCCcggggccccctgccccctccccgcggcgcccccctgcccccggcgccccctcctaccccatgccccctccccgtggtgccgccctgccccctcctcacaTCACCCCCTCCCCGTGGCGCCCCCCCAGCCGCCGgcgcctcctgccccctccccgtggCGCCCCCCTTCCGCCTGCGGCGTTCTGACCCCTGCATCCTCCCCGtggcgctcccctgccccctccccaccgcgccccctgcccccggcgcctcctgcccccagtgcccccctgccccctcctcacagtgccccctccccctggcgcctcctgcccccggcgcccccctgccccctccctgtggcgccccctccccacagcaccccgccccccccagccagcgcccccgGCCCCCTCCGCACACGCCCCCAGGAGCCGAGGCCGCGTTACCGGTGGGGATCCCAGGAACAGCGAACTCCAGGAAAGGGACTCGCATGTAGATGGCGTCTCGCTTGCATTTCTCTGTGTCGCCATCATTGTAGATCATGTCGATGATCTCACTGATCCAGGTGGTAcctgcaggagacaggcaggctgggcgtgaggggcaccggcagggctggggggggcagggggctgcgggtcgggagtgaggggcaccggcagggctggggggggcaggaggctgcgggtcgggagtgaggggcaccagggccggtgcaatcactaggcaaactaggcggtcgCCTGGGGCACCAAGTggccggggggagccggtgcggcgcaggggggcagcagccccgcAAAGGCGGTGGTGCCACTAGCAGCCgcaccccccgcccctgcccgaGGGCTCCAGGGATCTGCGGGGCACAGGGGCGGCGGGCGGCATCCGAGCGCGCagccgcctcctccccaggctcCAACTTTCCCGGCTCCTGCCGCTCTCCAGCCCGTGAGCTCCTGGCCGGGCACTTCCCCAGCGCAGcagcagccggggctgggggggcgggaagtTGCTTTGGGCCCCGCGGTTCAGGGAGCCGAGAAAGTTGGAGCCCGGGGAGGAGGCGGCTGCGCGCTCGGATGCCGCCCGCCGCCCCTGTGCCCCGGCGttggctcctgccctgggagcggcAGCGGGAGGCGGTGCAGGACTAGAGGGATGCTGCTGTGAACCGTGGCCACCAGGCAGGGGGGGTTCCCGGGAAATGTTCCTGACCATCCCCGGCTGGCTGGAAACCTTCGCGGCGCCGACCTGAACCTGGGAGTTGTACGTTGCAGCCCCTGGGGGTCCCCTTCCCCACACGTTGCACAGGCCAAGCCCCCAcagctcaaccccccccccccccggactgtcTAGTTGTATTTCCCTGTATGGATTAATCTGGGATTTCTATGAGAAAACCACCTATGTAAAAAGTTACATGATTAAATCCTTGATATTTGCATTAACCTGACTTTCAAAACTACACCCCAACTCTTTATTCGCAGTGTTTCAACAATCCCAGCTGCAATGACACATCCTGCTCTTTGAACGGCACAGAAAGCCCCGGCACACAAAGAAATGAACGGAGCTGATGTTTCACAGTGATTCACCGGATTATAAAACAGCCCCAACACTAGGACAATCATCCCAAGACAGTATTGTATTGTGCATAAGCGGAGTCAATGTCACGTAGAAACAGAAGTTTcagtaaatattaatttaaattgaaAGACAAACTTTACCATACGAAATCCTATGGGAGGGGCTGATTTTATAAAGAACATTAGAAAAAAGCACTTGTCAGCAGTAGTTGGAAAGTTGTCGGGTCATTTTCAAGTAGAGACCCCAAAGCTCTGCAACTCTGTCCCTGAACTTACTACTCCGACCACCTGAAAAGGAGCAGGGTGCGGGGGCTTAGCTACAGAGACACATGATttcatagaagcagcaaagaatcctgtggcaccttatagactaagagacgttttgcagcatgagcttccgtgggtgaatccccaccttgcatccgacgaagtgggtattcacccacgaaagctcatgctccaaaacgtctgttagtctataaggtgccacaggattctttgctgcttgtacagaaccagactaacacggctcccctctgatacatgatttCATACAATCCCTTGTGCTGGGACGTTATTTCAAAGAGACAAAGTGGAGGAGGTGAGATCTTTTACTGGCCCAGCCTGTGTCAGTGAGAGGGGCAGGTTCTCGAGCtacccagagctctgctccaggCCTGGCAAGGGGCTGCCAGTGTCACAGCTGAACTCGGATCTAAGAGCCGGGTTAGCACCTATTCCAGGGGACCATTCAGGGCGAAGCAGCCCCTTAACTCCCTCGCAATCCCAGGCCAAAGGGGAGATCAGTGGGCTGCAGGTTGTGTGATTAACCACAAAGCCGGTATCGCTGAGGAACGTGACTGTTAGTGTCTAGCAGCGTTTTGAACTCAAGCGCCCGGGCTCATGGGAAAAGCCTTGTGCGGGTTTCCTCGGAGGCTGAGGCCTGAGAGGTCGGACGGCGAGTGATTCTGGGGGGCAGCTCATGAGCTCTGAATGTCTGCGGTTGGCGACACTGGATGTTACGTCGTGTCACCAAAGAAATGTGAGTCGGGTCCCTCAAACCTTTCCCCAGGCCGCAGCCTAATACCGGGACTGTTCTCTCTGTGTTAACGCTGCCGAACGAGGCCACAGGACGCAGGATCCATTTGTGCAAGTTTATTATAAACGAtgctcagggggagggggtgcaagggGGAAGTTTCGcccagggcacaaaatatccttgtcccggccctgcccggagGGGCTACGGGGCAGGCTGGCGGCACTCACCGGATTTGGGGTAGGTGGAGATCAGGAGATCATCCGGCTGCGCCTGGaatccctccacctccccccagTTCTCAGCGAAGTATTTGATCATCGGGACTCCCCGGATGGGGATCATGGCTGGGCGCGGAGTCTCCCCGGCCGGCTGCATCCTGGGAGAGCGAGGGTTAAAGAGCCACTCTGAGatagccagcccctcccccagctagaGCCTAtgactgggctgggctggcaggggctgcgggtcgggagtgaggggcaccggcagagctgggggggcagggctgggctggcaggggctgtgggtcgggagtgaggggcaccggcagagctggggggccgggggggctggcaggggctgtggggcgggactgaggggcaccggcagagatgggggggccggggggggctgtggggcaggacggaggggcactggcagagctggggggggcgggggggcgggcaggggctgtggggcaggactgaggggcaccggcagaactggggggggcggggggggcacacagTTGCCCCTttctgttgggggggcaggagggtccccGCAGCAGAACGGCGGGTCCTGGGGGGCCGGCGCCCCATCCTTCTGCCCGTCCTGCGGGCCCCGGGTCCCTTCTCCTGCCTGGGGGGCCCGGGGGAGCaatcccccccccactcacttGCTCGGGGCTCGGCGGCGTCCGGAGAGGGTctgcgcggggccgggcgggtttTATCGGCGGAGCCAGGGGCGGGCGGGTCCGCGCAGAGGGGCCAGGAGGGGCTGATCCCATcgccctggggcgggggaggggggcggatgcctgggtccctccccttgttcatctctctgtctccccctccccctccccctcccgagcGCTCCGGGGCACCGttccggacgcctgggtccccttccccatccccccccccccccacgccggtGTATACAGTCC
Proteins encoded in this region:
- the LOC123368511 gene encoding sulfotransferase 1 family member D1-like: MQPAGETPRPAMIPIRGVPMIKYFAENWGEVEGFQAQPDDLLISTYPKSGTTWISEIIDMIYNDGDTEKCKRDAIYMRVPFLEFAVPGIPTGVELLRRGHAQRRLVKTHLPVQLLPESFWEQDCQMIYVARNPKDVAVSYYYFYQMAKVHPEPGPWQHFLADFMAGAVSFGSWYQHVRGWWEKRREQRLLYLFYEDMKEDPRREIRKVLAFLGRPPAEGLVEAVARHTAFAAMEQNRMANYSTLPRSVMDHSVSPFMRKGVTGDWKNQFTVAQNERFDADYERQMEGTDLSFRMEI